The genomic region CGATGACGAGCAGGCGGCGCTCGCGGCGCTCCAGGAAGCGCGACAGCTGTCCGAAGACGCGCTCCAGCCCCTCCTTGCTCACGGGCTTGGTGAGGTAGCCGAACGCGCCCTGGGTGTTGCCCAGGTGCTTGTCCATCACGCTGATGATGTGGACGGGGATGTGGCGCGTGCGCGGGTTGCGCTTGAGGCGGTCCAGCACGCTCCAGCCGTCCACCACGGGCAGCTGGATGTCCAGGGTGATGGCGTCCGGCTGGTACTCGTGCGCCATGGACAGGCCGCTGTCACCGCGCGTGGCGACCAGGGCCTTGAAGCCCTTCTCGCGCGCCATCTGCACCATGATGCGGGCGAACTTCAGGTCGTCCTCGATGATGAGCAAGGTGCGGTCGCCCTCGCGGATGAGCTCGCGGTCGTCCTCCACCACGACGGGCGTGTGCGAGCCCTCCACCTGCGGGGGCAGCGCGGCGTCCAGTACGTGCGCCTGCGGCTCGGCCACCGGGGACGGCGGCGCGAGCGGCGGCGTCGCCGTGACGATGCCGGACGTGGACGGGGTGGCGTGCGTCTCCGGCAGGGCTCCCAGCGCGCGACTGGCCTCGTCGTTGCCCTGCCCGCCCTCCTCGTCCGCGCCCTGGTACTCCGGCGGCAGGTAGAGGGTGAAGGTGCTGCCCTTGCCCGGCTCGCTCTCCAGGCGGATTTCGCCACCCAGCAGCTTGGCGATTTCACGGCTGATGGACAGGCCCAGGCCGGTGCCGCCGTACTTGCGCGCGGTGGAGCCATCCGCCTGCTGGAACGCCTCGAAGATGATGCGCTGCTTGTCCTTGGCGATGCCGATGCCGGTGTCCTTCACGGCGAAGGCCAGCACGTGGCGCGAGCGGCGCAGCGCCTCGTGGTCGAAGCGGATGCCCTTGTCCACCAGGCGCACGGTGAGCTTCACGCCGCCCTCGTCAGTGAACTTGAAGGCGTTGGAGAGCAGGTTCTTGAGCACCTGCTGCAGCCGCTGCGGGTCCGTGCGCACGTGGCGCGGCGTGCCCGTCAGCACCTCCACCTGGAAGGTGAGGCCCTTCTGGTCCGCCACCGGGCGGAAGCTGCGGTCGATGAACTGGTTGAGCTCCGTGAGGACGATGTCCCGGGGCTCCACCTGCATCTTGCCCGCCTCCACCTTGGACAGGTCGAGGATCTCATTGATGAGGCTGAGCAGGTCCCCGCCGGACGCGTAGATGGTGTTCGCGTACTCCACCTGCTTGTTGGAGAGGTTCCCGTCCTTGTTGTCCGACAGGAGCTTCGCGAGGATGAGCAGCGAGTTGAGCGGCGTGCGCAGCTCGTGGCTCATGTTGGCCAGGAACTCGCTCTTGTACTTGGAGATGATGGTGAGCTGCTCCGCCTTCTCCTCCAGGCTGACGCGCGCCAACTCCACCTCGCGGTTCTTCTCCTCCACGCGGGTGTTCTGGTCCGCCAGCTCCTTCGCCTTGTCCTCCAGCTCGATGTTGGTGCGCTTCAACTCATCCTGCTGCTGGGTGAGCTCGCGCGACTGGCTCTGGAGCTCCTGGGTCAGGCGCTGCGACTCGGAGAGCAGGGTCTCCGTGCGCATGTTCGCCATGATCATGTTGAGCACCACGCCGATGCTCTCCGTCAGCTGATCCAGGAAGATCTGGTGGATGGCGCTGAACGGGTGGAACGAGGCCAGCTCGATGACGGCCTTCACCTCGCCCTCGAAGAGGACGGGCAGGACGATGATGTTGAGCGGCGCGGACTCACCCAGCCCGGAGGAGATGGTGATGTAGTCCGACGGCACGCGCGTCAGCAGGATGGTCTTCTTCTCCAGCGCGCACTGGCCGACCAGTCCCTCGCCCAGGCGGAAGCGGTTCGCCAGGTGCTTGCGCTCCCGGTACGCGTAGGTGCTGGTGAGCTTGAGGGACGGCATGCCGCCCTCGGGGTCGGAGAGGAAGAAGGCGCCGTGGTGCGCGGACACCAGCGGGGTCAGCTCGCTCATGATGAGACGGCTGACGGCATCCAGGGACTTCTGGCCCTGCATCATGCCGCTGAACTTCGCCAGGTTCGTCTTGAGCCAGTCCTGCTCCTGGTTCTTCTGCGTGGTTTCACGCAGGTTGACGATCATCTGGTTGATGTTGTCCTTCAGCGCCGCGACCTCGCCTTCGGCGACGACCGTGATGCTGCGGGTCAGGTCGCCCTTGGTCACGGCGGTGGCCACGTCGGAGATGGCGCGCAGCTGGCTGGTGAGCGTGCCGGCCAGCTGGTTCACGTTGTCCGTCAGCTGCCGCCACGTGCCGCGCGCACCGGGCACGCGGGCCTGGCCGCCCAGCTTTCCTTCGATACCCACCTCGCGGGCCACCGTGGAGACCTGCTCCGCGAAGGTGCCCAGCGTGTCGGTCATGTTGTTGATGGTGTCCGCGAGCGCCGCCACCTCGCCCTTCGCGTCCACGATGAGCTTCTGGGTCAGGTCGCCGTTGGCCACCGCCGTCACCACGCGCACGATGCCGCGCACCTGGGTGGTGAGGTTGGACGCCATGAAGTTCACGTTGTCCGTGAGGTCCTTCCACGTGCCGGCCACACCGGGCACGCGGGCCTGGCCGCCCAGCTTCCCTTCCACGCCCACCTCGCGGGCCACCGAGGACACCTGCTCCGCGAAGATGCCCAGCGTGTCGGTCATGTTGTTGATGGTCTCCGCCAGGGCGGCCACTTCGCCCTTCGCGTCCACCACCAGCTTCTGCTTGAGGTCGCCGTTGGCGACGGCGGTCACCACCTTCACGATGCCGCGCACCTGCGTGGTGAGGTTGCGGGCCATGAAGTTCACGTTGTCCGTGAGGTCCTTCCACGTGCCGGACACGCCCTTCACTTCCGCCTGACCGCCCAGCTTGCCTTCCGCGCCCACTTCACGCGCCACGCGGGTCACTTCGGAAGCGAAGCTGTTGAGCTGGTCCACCATCGTGTTGATGGTGTTCTTCAGCTCCAGGATTTCGCCCTTCGCGTCCACGGTGATCTTCTTGGACAGGTCACCGTTCGCGACCGCCGTGGTCACCAGCGCGATGTTGCGCACCTGGCTGGTGAGGTTGGACGCCATGCTGTTCACGTTGTCCGTGAGGTCCTTCCACGTGCCGGCGACTCCGGGCACCGCGGCCTGACCGCCCAGCTTGCCGTCCGTACCCACTTCCTTCGCGACGCGGGTCACTTCGGAAGCGAAGGCGCGGAGCTGGTCCACCATCGTGTTGATGGTGCTCTTGAGCTCCAGGATTTCGCCCCTCGCCTCCACGGAGATCTTCTGCGACAGGTCGCCGTAGGCCACCGCCGTGGTCACCTTGGCGATGTTGCGCACCTGGTCCGTGAGGTTCGCGGCGAGGACGTTCACGTTGTCCGTGAGGTCCTTCCACACGCCCGCGACGCCGGGCACCGCGGCCTGGCCGCCCAGCTTGCCCTCCGTACCCACTTCCTTACCGACGCGCGTGACTTCCGAAGCGAACGCGCGGAGCTGGTCCACCATCGTGTTGATGGTGTTCTTCAGCTCCAGCACCTCGCCCTTCACGCTCACGGTGATCTTCTGGGACAGGTCGCCGTTGGCCACCGCCGTGGTCACCTTGGCGATGTTGCGCACCTGGTCCGTGAGGTTGCCGGCGAGGACGTTCACGTTGTCCGTGAGGTCCTTCCACACGCCGGACACGCCCTTCACGTCGGCCTGGCCGCCCAGCTTGCCCTCCGTACCGACTTCCTTCGCGACGCGCGTCACTTCCGCGGCGAACGCGCGGAGCTGGTCCACCATCGTGTTGATGGTGCTCTTGAGCTCCAGCACCTCACCCTTCGCGTCCACGGTGATCTTCTTGGACAGGTCGCCGTTCGCGACCGCCGTCGTCACCTCCGCGATGTTTCGCACCTGGGCCGTGAGGTTGTTGGCCAGCAGGTTCACGTTGTTCGTGAGGTCCTTCCAAGTACCGGCGACACCCGGCACCTCCGCCTGGGCGCCCAGCTTGCCTTCCACGCCCACCGTGCGCGCGACGTCCGTCACCTGCTGCGCGAAGACGGACAGCGTCTGGGTCATGGCGTTGATGGTGTCCGCGAGCGCGGCGATTTCACCCTTGGCCTCCATCACCAGCTTCTGGGACAGGTCGCCGTCGGCGACCGCCGTCACCACCTTGACGATGCCGCGCACCTGGGTGGTGAGGTTGAAGGCCATGCTGTTCACGTTGTCCGTGAGGTCCTTCCACACGCCGGACACGCCCTTCACGTCGGCCTGACCACCCAGCTTGCCGTCCGTGCCCACTTCCTTCGCGACGCGCGTCACTTCCGAGGCGAACGCGCGGAGCTGGTCCACCATCGTGTTGATGGTGCTCTTGAGCTCCAGCACCTCACCCTTCGCGTCGACGGTGATCTTCCGGGACAGGTCGCCCTTCGCGACCGCCGTCGTCACCTCCGCGATGTTACGGACTTGATCAGTGAGGTTGTTCGCCAACAGGTTCACGTTGTTGGTGAGGTCCTTCCACGTGCCCGCCACGCCCGGCACCACGGCCTGGGCGCCCAGCTTGCCTTCCACGCCCACCGTGCGCGCGACGTCCGTCACCTGCTGCGCGAAGATGGAGAGCGTCTGGGTCATGGCGTTGATGGTGTCCGCGAGCTCCGCCACCTCGCCCTTGGCCTCCATCTTCAGGCGCTGGGTGAGGTCGCCATTCGCGACCGCGGTCACCACCTTGGCGATGCCTCGCACCTGGGTGGTGAGGTTGGACGCCATGAAGTTCACGTTGTCCGTGAGGTCCTTCCACGTACCGGACACGCCCTTCACTTCCGCCTGACCACCCAGCTTGCCGTGCGTGCCCACCTCGCGGGCCACGCGGGTCACTTCGGAGGCGAAGCTGTTCAGCTGGTCCACCATCGTGTTGATGGTGTTCTTCAGCTCCAGGATTTCGCCGCGCGCGTCGACGGTGATCTTCTTGGACAGGTCACCGGTGGCCACCGCCGTCGTCACCAGGGCGATGTTGCGCACCTGGGTGGTGAGGTTGGAGGCCATGCTGTTCACGTTGTCCGTGAGGTCCTTCCACGTGCCGCCGACTCCGGGCACCGCGGCCTGACCGCCCAGCTTGCCGTCCGTACCCACTTCCTTCGCGACGCGGGTCACTTCCGCGGCGAACGCGCGGAGTTGGTCCACCATCGTGTTGATGGTGCTCTTGAGCTCCAGCACCTCGCCCTTCACGTCCACGGTGATCTTCCGGGACAGGTCGCCATTGGCGACGGCGGTGGAGACCTCCGCGATGTTGCGCACCTGGCTGGTGAGGTTGGACGCCATCAGGTTCACGTTGTCCGTGAGGTCCTTCCACGTCCCCGCGGCGCCGGGCACCTGGGCCTGGGCGCCCAGCTTGCCCTCCACGCCCACCGTGCGCGCGACGCTGGTCACCTGCTGCGCGAACACGTTGAGCGTGTCCGTCATGTTGTTCAGCGTGGCACCCAGCGCGGCGATTTCACCCTGCGACGGCACCATCAGCTTCTGGGTGAGGTCACCGTTGGCGACCGCCGTCACCACCTTCACGATGCCGCGCACCTGCGTCGTGAGGTTGGACGCCATGAAGTTCACGTTGTCCGTGAGGTCCTTCCACGTGCCGGACACGCCGGACACCGCGGCCTGACCGCCCAGCTTTCCTTCCGTACCCACTTCGCGCGCGACGCGCGTGACTTCGGAGGCGAAGCTGTTGAGCTGGTCCACCATCGTGTTGATGGTGCTCTTCAGCTCGAGGACTTCGCCCTTCACGTCCACGGTGATCTTCCGGGACAGGTCGCCGCGGGCCACCGCCGTCGTCACTTCCGCGATGTTTCGCACCTGCGCGGTGAGGTTGCCGGCGAGGACGTTCACGTTGTCCGTGAGGTCCTTCCACACGCCGGACACGCCCTTCACGTCGGCCTGGCCGCCCAGCTTTCCTTCCGTACCGACTTCCTTCGCGACGCGCGTCACTTCGGCGGCGAAGCTGTTGAGCTGATCCACCATCGCGTTCACGGTGGTGCCGATGCGGAGGAACTCGCCCTTCACGGGCTGGCCGTCGATCTCCAGCGCCATCTTCTGGGTGAGGTCGCCTTCGGCGACCGCCACCAGCACGCGGGCGACTTCCGTGGTGGGCTGCACCAGGTCGCCGATAAGGGCGTTGATGGACTGGACGCTGGTGGCCCAGTCGCCGCGCACGTCGCCCAGGTTCACGCGCTCGCCCATGCGACCTTCGCGGCCGACGACGCGCTCCACGCGGACGATCTCGTGGGTGAGCGTGGAGTTGAGCGTCACCACCGCGTTGAACGCGCGGGCAATCTCATCCATGACCACGTCCTGCGCGCCCGACGGCAGCCGCACGGAGAAGTCACCGCCCTGCACGGCCCGGAGCGCCGCCAGCAACTGCTGGAGCGGAGGAGGGCCACCGGGGCGCAGGCCGTCATCAGCGGCCGGGCGGCTGTTGCCGTTGCGGCTTCGCGAGGGAGCACGGCGGGCGGTCGCGGGCTCGGCACGCGTCGCCTCCACGTTGCTCAGCCGGTTGGCCGCGACGTTGCCCTGCGAGCGGGCGCGTGGCGGGCCAGCGTCCTGGCTTGCGGCGGTGGCGGCTGTCTTTCGGCCGTTGGCGCGCTTGCGGGGAGCGGAGGAGCTGGAAGCCTTGGTGTCGTCCACGAATGAAACCCCTGATCGGCGGAAGCGTTGCGACCGGTACTGCGAAACCGGCCCGCGATCCCAGGAACGTCCAATGAGTTCGCGGGTTTGTCGAATGTAAAGCTGGGGCGGAATGGCCCCAGGTGTCAGGCACTGAACGCCGTGCCTGGGCCTGAGCCCCACCAACCCCGAAAGCCCCGGGTCACAGTCGCGGGCCCGAGGAGAAACCTCCCCATAACAGTTTCAGGGAGGCGAGGCGGTGCACGGGAAGCCATCGCACCCCTGCACATACAACGCCCGCCCCGAGAGCCTTCGGGCAGGCGTGCGAGTGCGTGCGGGCATCACTTCGCGTGCCCCCGTGCGGACATCGAACCGTAGCGAGCCCGGCCCCGATGCGTCCGGGGAAGCAGTGGCGCCACAGGCCAGCAGGACCTGATCCGCGGTGTCGAGCCACCACAGGAACTCCACGGCGCACGGGGCTTCCGCCCGCACCAGTTCCAGGGTGCGCGCGTCGTAGACGATGACGC from Corallococcus exiguus harbors:
- a CDS encoding HAMP domain-containing protein, translating into MDDTKASSSSAPRKRANGRKTAATAASQDAGPPRARSQGNVAANRLSNVEATRAEPATARRAPSRSRNGNSRPAADDGLRPGGPPPLQQLLAALRAVQGGDFSVRLPSGAQDVVMDEIARAFNAVVTLNSTLTHEIVRVERVVGREGRMGERVNLGDVRGDWATSVQSINALIGDLVQPTTEVARVLVAVAEGDLTQKMALEIDGQPVKGEFLRIGTTVNAMVDQLNSFAAEVTRVAKEVGTEGKLGGQADVKGVSGVWKDLTDNVNVLAGNLTAQVRNIAEVTTAVARGDLSRKITVDVKGEVLELKSTINTMVDQLNSFASEVTRVAREVGTEGKLGGQAAVSGVSGTWKDLTDNVNFMASNLTTQVRGIVKVVTAVANGDLTQKLMVPSQGEIAALGATLNNMTDTLNVFAQQVTSVARTVGVEGKLGAQAQVPGAAGTWKDLTDNVNLMASNLTSQVRNIAEVSTAVANGDLSRKITVDVKGEVLELKSTINTMVDQLRAFAAEVTRVAKEVGTDGKLGGQAAVPGVGGTWKDLTDNVNSMASNLTTQVRNIALVTTAVATGDLSKKITVDARGEILELKNTINTMVDQLNSFASEVTRVAREVGTHGKLGGQAEVKGVSGTWKDLTDNVNFMASNLTTQVRGIAKVVTAVANGDLTQRLKMEAKGEVAELADTINAMTQTLSIFAQQVTDVARTVGVEGKLGAQAVVPGVAGTWKDLTNNVNLLANNLTDQVRNIAEVTTAVAKGDLSRKITVDAKGEVLELKSTINTMVDQLRAFASEVTRVAKEVGTDGKLGGQADVKGVSGVWKDLTDNVNSMAFNLTTQVRGIVKVVTAVADGDLSQKLVMEAKGEIAALADTINAMTQTLSVFAQQVTDVARTVGVEGKLGAQAEVPGVAGTWKDLTNNVNLLANNLTAQVRNIAEVTTAVANGDLSKKITVDAKGEVLELKSTINTMVDQLRAFAAEVTRVAKEVGTEGKLGGQADVKGVSGVWKDLTDNVNVLAGNLTDQVRNIAKVTTAVANGDLSQKITVSVKGEVLELKNTINTMVDQLRAFASEVTRVGKEVGTEGKLGGQAAVPGVAGVWKDLTDNVNVLAANLTDQVRNIAKVTTAVAYGDLSQKISVEARGEILELKSTINTMVDQLRAFASEVTRVAKEVGTDGKLGGQAAVPGVAGTWKDLTDNVNSMASNLTSQVRNIALVTTAVANGDLSKKITVDAKGEILELKNTINTMVDQLNSFASEVTRVAREVGAEGKLGGQAEVKGVSGTWKDLTDNVNFMARNLTTQVRGIVKVVTAVANGDLKQKLVVDAKGEVAALAETINNMTDTLGIFAEQVSSVAREVGVEGKLGGQARVPGVAGTWKDLTDNVNFMASNLTTQVRGIVRVVTAVANGDLTQKLIVDAKGEVAALADTINNMTDTLGTFAEQVSTVAREVGIEGKLGGQARVPGARGTWRQLTDNVNQLAGTLTSQLRAISDVATAVTKGDLTRSITVVAEGEVAALKDNINQMIVNLRETTQKNQEQDWLKTNLAKFSGMMQGQKSLDAVSRLIMSELTPLVSAHHGAFFLSDPEGGMPSLKLTSTYAYRERKHLANRFRLGEGLVGQCALEKKTILLTRVPSDYITISSGLGESAPLNIIVLPVLFEGEVKAVIELASFHPFSAIHQIFLDQLTESIGVVLNMIMANMRTETLLSESQRLTQELQSQSRELTQQQDELKRTNIELEDKAKELADQNTRVEEKNREVELARVSLEEKAEQLTIISKYKSEFLANMSHELRTPLNSLLILAKLLSDNKDGNLSNKQVEYANTIYASGGDLLSLINEILDLSKVEAGKMQVEPRDIVLTELNQFIDRSFRPVADQKGLTFQVEVLTGTPRHVRTDPQRLQQVLKNLLSNAFKFTDEGGVKLTVRLVDKGIRFDHEALRRSRHVLAFAVKDTGIGIAKDKQRIIFEAFQQADGSTARKYGGTGLGLSISREIAKLLGGEIRLESEPGKGSTFTLYLPPEYQGADEEGGQGNDEASRALGALPETHATPSTSGIVTATPPLAPPSPVAEPQAHVLDAALPPQVEGSHTPVVVEDDRELIREGDRTLLIIEDDLKFARIMVQMAREKGFKALVATRGDSGLSMAHEYQPDAITLDIQLPVVDGWSVLDRLKRNPRTRHIPVHIISVMDKHLGNTQGAFGYLTKPVSKEGLERVFGQLSRFLERRERRLLVIEDDDVQRNSLTQLLSDGGDVVVTAVASGQEALAKLEENEYDCLVIDLLLPDMDGIKLVEEVKTQQRFRDLPIVVYTGRELTPKDEARLRRYTGSVILKSGAKSPDQLLSDTALFLHRLDENLPARARAALAQRNDQDAPLAGKKVLLVDDDMRNIFALTSVLENHSMQVVFAENGRAAIEMLGQHPDVDVVLMDVMMPEMDGYETMRAIRKDPKYASLPIIAVTAKALKDDREKCMAAGASDYLPKPVDTDKLLELVRLWVSA